The Halomicrobium salinisoli genome contains a region encoding:
- a CDS encoding alpha-amylase family glycosyl hydrolase: MHQPGPPRFVAVGEDVELAPREPDPGASYEWRLADAPAASDVELGDDPVEHLVPDEPGVYRLELDAPDGTHVQRVRAFPDVRGTARFEADAEQLPDHDPSEVYVVGPWNEWVVGDDRPDRRGDAYVFERPLPPGEHDAVFLVGEDFENGVRKQVTVDGPRRPRVRLDARVDGSGDDAEVAFAADPRPAPGSDATPADLDVEFYVDDRDRDLPLDVDGHEARCSLADVDGTVRVHAVAAGERHSVADAVAVGEDGTVERLNEPPAWVEGATMYEIFVRSFAGDAGTTFDRLADRVPYLDDLGVDVVWLTPVLEALSPVLGDETPGGPHGYDIIDYFSTAPDLGTREEFEAFVDACHDAGIRVVFDLVINHTSADHPFHQLSAAGVEPYRDWYEWTDADEAVVPDDVREEHAGEVEAVPRHYFNWWSLPNLNYDALGVRDHVLDVVSEWADVVDGFRCDVAWGVPHGVWKEVRDRVRAVDDDFFLLDETVPRDPDFGEGEFDAHYDTTLYHALRDVGTGDAPADEILDAVRAREREGFPPDSVQMRYVENHDEDRYLDECGRDELRAAAAATFTLPGLPMIYYGQESGMTEYRGQMNWTNGDGDLRRFHRRLVAIRDETPALVDGDVAPVDVTVEEGAADRVVAYARESGDDRVVVVLHFGAGEATVTLPEATAETDLLTGTDVADAGDGETAVTVDAAAVVRSATGE, translated from the coding sequence ATGCACCAGCCAGGTCCGCCGCGGTTCGTCGCGGTCGGGGAGGACGTCGAACTCGCGCCGCGGGAGCCGGACCCCGGCGCGTCCTACGAGTGGCGCCTCGCCGACGCGCCCGCGGCCAGCGACGTCGAACTGGGCGACGACCCGGTCGAGCACCTCGTGCCCGACGAGCCGGGCGTCTACCGCCTCGAACTCGACGCGCCCGACGGGACGCACGTCCAGCGCGTCAGGGCCTTCCCCGACGTCCGGGGCACGGCACGGTTCGAGGCCGACGCCGAACAGTTGCCGGACCACGACCCCTCGGAGGTGTACGTGGTCGGCCCGTGGAACGAGTGGGTCGTCGGCGACGACCGGCCGGACCGTCGCGGCGACGCCTACGTCTTCGAGCGCCCGCTCCCGCCGGGCGAGCACGACGCCGTCTTCCTCGTCGGCGAGGACTTCGAGAACGGCGTCAGGAAGCAGGTCACCGTCGACGGGCCCCGCAGGCCGCGGGTCCGACTCGACGCCCGCGTCGACGGCTCAGGGGACGACGCCGAGGTCGCGTTCGCGGCCGATCCGCGGCCCGCGCCGGGCAGCGACGCCACGCCGGCGGACCTCGACGTGGAGTTCTACGTCGACGACCGGGACCGTGATCTCCCGCTCGACGTCGACGGCCACGAGGCCCGGTGTTCGCTCGCCGACGTCGACGGGACGGTGCGGGTCCACGCCGTGGCCGCCGGCGAGCGCCACAGCGTCGCCGACGCGGTGGCCGTCGGCGAGGACGGGACGGTCGAGCGGCTGAACGAACCCCCGGCGTGGGTCGAGGGCGCGACGATGTACGAGATCTTCGTCCGGTCGTTCGCCGGCGACGCGGGGACCACCTTCGACCGACTGGCCGACCGCGTCCCCTACCTCGACGACCTGGGCGTCGACGTCGTCTGGCTGACGCCCGTGCTGGAGGCGCTCAGCCCCGTCCTCGGCGACGAGACGCCCGGCGGACCACACGGGTACGACATCATCGACTACTTCTCGACGGCGCCGGACCTGGGCACCCGCGAGGAGTTCGAGGCCTTCGTCGATGCCTGCCACGACGCGGGCATCCGGGTCGTCTTCGACCTGGTGATCAATCACACCTCGGCCGACCACCCGTTCCACCAGCTGAGCGCGGCCGGCGTCGAGCCCTACCGCGACTGGTACGAGTGGACCGACGCCGACGAGGCCGTCGTCCCCGACGACGTCCGCGAGGAGCACGCAGGCGAGGTGGAGGCCGTGCCGCGGCACTACTTCAACTGGTGGTCGCTCCCGAACCTGAACTACGACGCGCTCGGCGTCCGCGACCACGTCCTCGACGTCGTTTCGGAGTGGGCAGACGTCGTCGACGGGTTCCGCTGTGACGTCGCCTGGGGTGTCCCCCACGGCGTCTGGAAGGAGGTCCGCGACCGCGTCCGCGCGGTCGACGACGACTTCTTCCTGCTGGACGAGACGGTGCCGCGGGACCCCGACTTCGGCGAGGGCGAGTTCGACGCCCACTACGACACGACGCTGTACCACGCGCTGCGCGACGTGGGTACCGGTGACGCGCCGGCCGACGAGATCCTGGACGCCGTCCGCGCCCGCGAGCGCGAGGGGTTCCCGCCGGACTCGGTCCAGATGCGCTACGTCGAGAACCACGACGAGGACCGGTACCTCGACGAGTGCGGCCGCGACGAACTGCGGGCCGCCGCAGCGGCGACGTTCACCCTGCCCGGCCTGCCGATGATCTACTACGGGCAGGAGTCGGGGATGACCGAGTACCGCGGGCAGATGAACTGGACGAACGGGGACGGGGATCTCAGGCGGTTCCACCGGCGGCTGGTGGCGATCCGCGACGAGACGCCGGCGCTCGTCGACGGCGACGTCGCGCCCGTCGACGTCACCGTCGAGGAGGGCGCGGCCGACCGCGTCGTCGCCTACGCCCGGGAGTCAGGGGACGACCGCGTCGTGGTCGTCCTCCACTTCGGGGCGGGCGAGGCCACCGTCACGCTCCCCGAGGCCACCGCGGAGACGGATCTCCTGACGGGGACGGACGTCGCCGACGCGGGCGACGGCGAGACAGCGGTGACCGTCGACGCCGCGGCCGTGGTGCGCTCGGCGACGGGCGAGTGA
- a CDS encoding PAS domain-containing sensor histidine kinase gives MSDRVEAAGGFWADVDGERALDRFRTLVNVVDDGIYQLDPDGRFVAVNDTIVELTGYAREELLGEHASLVLEDDDVDSIEREIRERLAGDDRDDALDFTVRTADDDVVLCELELHLLVEDGAFQGTIGVVRDVTERKQTERELRERERELQRKERRYEAVFEDPNILVGLIAPDGTVLDINRTAMEYIDADLDDVTGVPFWETPWWGAGGDVQDDVREWTERAAAGEYVDFEADLTRPDGEPYTISGYFRPVTDDDGEVVSIIVSDRDVTERKERERELELFRTLLDHSTDSVLVVDPETGRYLDANDTACERRGYSRAELLDLTIPDLAADIGGRDWDTLVEQLREEGQLTFNGQVQRKDGTTYPVEVNASHVELDREYVLSITRDVTESREYERRLEEAKSQLEAATEAGAVGTWEWRIPEDEMVVGGTFARTFGIEPDDAREGVPLDQFIEAIHEEDRDRVRAAIEAAVETGGEYEEEYRVWDADGDLRWVVARGHVECDEDGEPVRFPGALTDITDRKRAELELQRNKEQLETLFEVLPAGVVVAEPDGRIVEANDTAHEIWGGDVFDAESVEEYEQYPIRWADSGDPVSPEEMTLARVVDGEEVTDPDVFEIEAADGDRRIIEAEGMPVRGEDGEVTRGVITLSDVTDRVQAQRRLAQSERRYRTLVENFPNGAVGLFDEDLRYTAVGGQLFDRLDFEPEDRIGHSFTELHPPDLVEELEPHFRSALDDESSSFEIEYHGRHLHAHVLPVRDADDEVFAGMIVIQDVTERKEYERRLEESNERLEQFAYAASHDLQEPLRMVSSYLQLIESRYADELDEDGREFIEFAVDGAERMRDMIEGLLEYSRVETRGDPFEPVDLDDVLDDVRDDLQVKIAESDAEITADPLPTVEGDADQLRQVLQNLLDNAIEYSGDEPPRIDVEAERDGSLWEISVSDEGIGIDPDDADRVFQIFQRLHAQDEHEGTGIGLALCRRIVERHGGEIRVDAEPGEGSTFRFTLPAAE, from the coding sequence ATGAGCGACCGGGTGGAGGCCGCCGGCGGGTTCTGGGCCGACGTCGACGGCGAGCGCGCGCTGGATCGGTTCCGCACGCTCGTCAACGTCGTCGACGACGGCATCTACCAGCTCGATCCCGACGGGCGGTTCGTCGCGGTCAACGACACTATCGTCGAACTGACCGGCTACGCCCGCGAGGAGCTCCTGGGAGAGCACGCCTCGCTCGTGCTCGAGGACGACGACGTCGATAGCATCGAGCGGGAGATCCGCGAGCGACTCGCGGGCGACGACCGCGACGACGCGCTGGATTTCACGGTCCGGACGGCCGACGACGACGTGGTCCTGTGCGAACTGGAACTGCACCTGCTCGTCGAGGACGGGGCGTTTCAGGGGACCATCGGCGTCGTGCGCGACGTCACCGAGCGCAAGCAGACCGAGCGGGAACTCCGCGAACGCGAGCGGGAACTCCAGCGGAAGGAGCGCCGCTACGAGGCCGTCTTCGAGGACCCGAACATCCTCGTCGGGCTGATCGCGCCGGACGGGACGGTCCTGGACATCAACCGGACGGCGATGGAGTACATCGACGCCGACCTCGACGACGTCACGGGCGTGCCCTTCTGGGAGACGCCCTGGTGGGGCGCCGGCGGGGACGTCCAGGACGACGTTCGGGAGTGGACGGAGCGGGCCGCCGCCGGGGAGTACGTCGACTTCGAGGCCGATCTCACCCGGCCGGACGGCGAGCCGTACACCATCAGCGGCTACTTCCGTCCGGTCACGGACGACGACGGCGAGGTGGTCTCGATCATCGTCTCCGACCGCGACGTCACCGAGCGCAAGGAGCGCGAGCGGGAACTCGAGCTGTTCCGGACGCTGCTCGATCACTCCACCGACAGCGTGCTCGTCGTCGACCCGGAGACCGGGCGGTACCTCGACGCGAACGACACCGCCTGCGAGCGGCGCGGGTACTCGCGGGCGGAGCTACTCGACCTCACGATTCCCGACCTCGCGGCCGACATCGGCGGCCGGGACTGGGACACGCTCGTCGAGCAGTTGCGCGAGGAGGGTCAGTTGACATTCAACGGGCAGGTACAGCGGAAAGACGGCACCACGTATCCGGTGGAGGTCAACGCCTCCCACGTCGAACTGGACCGCGAGTACGTCCTCTCCATCACCCGCGACGTCACCGAGAGCCGCGAGTACGAGCGCCGGCTCGAGGAGGCCAAGTCCCAGCTAGAGGCAGCGACGGAGGCCGGCGCCGTCGGGACCTGGGAGTGGCGCATCCCCGAGGACGAGATGGTCGTCGGCGGGACGTTCGCCCGGACGTTCGGCATCGAACCCGACGACGCCCGCGAGGGCGTCCCGCTGGATCAGTTCATCGAGGCCATCCACGAGGAGGACCGCGACCGGGTCCGGGCGGCGATCGAGGCGGCCGTCGAGACGGGCGGCGAGTACGAGGAGGAGTACCGCGTCTGGGACGCCGACGGCGACCTCCGGTGGGTCGTCGCCCGCGGCCACGTCGAGTGCGACGAGGACGGCGAGCCGGTCCGGTTCCCGGGCGCGCTCACGGACATCACCGACCGCAAGCGCGCCGAGCTGGAGCTCCAGCGGAACAAGGAGCAACTCGAGACCCTCTTCGAGGTCCTCCCCGCCGGCGTCGTCGTCGCGGAGCCCGACGGCCGGATCGTCGAGGCCAACGACACCGCACACGAGATCTGGGGCGGCGACGTCTTCGACGCCGAGTCCGTCGAGGAGTACGAGCAGTACCCGATCCGGTGGGCTGACTCTGGCGACCCGGTCAGTCCCGAGGAGATGACGCTGGCCCGGGTGGTCGACGGGGAGGAGGTGACCGACCCGGACGTCTTCGAGATCGAGGCCGCCGACGGCGACCGGCGGATCATCGAGGCGGAAGGGATGCCGGTCCGGGGCGAGGACGGCGAGGTGACCCGCGGCGTCATCACCCTGAGCGACGTCACCGACCGGGTGCAGGCCCAGCGGCGACTCGCCCAGTCCGAGCGCCGCTACCGGACGCTCGTCGAGAACTTCCCGAACGGGGCCGTCGGCCTGTTCGACGAGGACCTGCGATACACCGCCGTCGGGGGCCAGCTCTTCGACAGGCTCGACTTCGAACCGGAGGATCGAATCGGCCACAGCTTCACCGAACTCCACCCGCCTGACCTCGTCGAGGAACTGGAACCGCACTTCCGGTCGGCGCTCGACGACGAATCGAGCTCGTTCGAGATCGAGTACCACGGCCGCCACCTGCACGCTCACGTCCTTCCGGTCAGAGACGCCGACGACGAGGTGTTCGCGGGGATGATCGTGATCCAGGACGTCACCGAGCGCAAGGAGTACGAGCGCCGGCTCGAGGAATCGAACGAGCGGCTGGAGCAGTTCGCGTACGCGGCCTCTCACGACCTGCAGGAGCCGCTGCGGATGGTCTCGAGTTACCTGCAGCTGATCGAGTCGCGGTACGCCGACGAACTGGACGAGGACGGCCGGGAGTTCATCGAGTTCGCGGTCGACGGGGCCGAGCGGATGCGGGACATGATCGAGGGGCTGCTGGAGTACTCGCGGGTGGAGACGCGGGGCGATCCGTTCGAGCCCGTCGACCTCGACGACGTCCTGGACGACGTCCGCGACGACCTCCAGGTGAAGATCGCCGAGAGCGACGCCGAGATCACTGCCGACCCGCTGCCCACGGTCGAGGGCGACGCCGACCAGCTCCGGCAGGTGCTCCAGAACCTGCTGGACAACGCCATCGAGTACAGCGGCGACGAGCCGCCCCGGATCGACGTCGAGGCCGAGCGCGACGGATCCCTCTGGGAGATCTCGGTCAGCGACGAGGGGATCGGCATCGACCCGGACGACGCCGACCGCGTCTTTCAGATCTTCCAGCGCCTCCACGCGCAGGACGAACACGAGGGGACCGGCATCGGGCTGGCGCTGTGCCGGCGCATCGTCGAGCGCCACGGCGGCGAGATCCGCGTCGACGCCGAACCCGGAGAGGGGTCGACGTTCCGGTTCACGCTGCCGGCGGCGGAGTAG
- a CDS encoding M14 family zinc carboxypeptidase gives MRRRDTLRAIGGIAGTGVLGTGVASAEDCPDDFVRPGGPFPPETANINYNAFTSNERLYATLETFDGRGGIEYEPIGETWEGRPVPYVRVGSGDTDVFYVTQQHGDEQHVTEAVLKVLKRFAAGGGGTDAIRDELTLHVVPRLNPDGWAPADDGETPRRENARPDDVCHDGPYFGRDQCGSVDPNRQHYFGIDPEVLAEYDGIDPDLIPDENPSPETQAFLDRADEVGADIVCDWHHQFTLRNGDCELINASTKWPLNEAAPDDAVALSRQISAYAYQETRGYGHTTWDTYPGGTTANIARNGHGVRGRGSVLFEFRGQADDLGNASNGRLVTVIETVMTAVLEGLASGALYDVDPAAADDIPPRGDYFWKELPKSEWGPEHEAYGE, from the coding sequence ATGAGACGACGTGACACACTCAGGGCGATCGGTGGTATCGCAGGAACGGGGGTGCTCGGCACTGGCGTCGCCAGCGCCGAGGACTGCCCGGACGACTTCGTCAGACCGGGCGGCCCGTTTCCCCCGGAGACGGCGAATATCAACTACAACGCGTTCACGAGCAACGAGCGCCTCTACGCCACGCTCGAGACGTTCGACGGACGAGGTGGCATCGAGTACGAACCCATCGGCGAGACGTGGGAGGGGCGGCCGGTTCCCTACGTGCGCGTCGGGAGCGGCGACACCGACGTCTTCTACGTGACCCAGCAGCACGGCGACGAGCAACACGTGACGGAGGCGGTCCTGAAGGTCCTGAAGCGGTTCGCGGCCGGCGGCGGCGGGACCGACGCGATCCGCGACGAACTGACGCTGCACGTCGTCCCGCGGCTCAACCCGGACGGCTGGGCGCCGGCAGACGACGGCGAGACGCCCCGGCGTGAGAACGCGCGACCGGACGACGTCTGCCACGACGGCCCGTACTTCGGACGCGACCAGTGCGGCTCGGTCGATCCGAACCGGCAGCACTACTTCGGCATCGATCCCGAGGTCCTGGCCGAGTACGACGGCATCGACCCCGACCTGATTCCGGACGAGAACCCCTCGCCCGAGACGCAGGCGTTTCTCGATAGGGCCGACGAGGTCGGGGCCGACATCGTCTGCGACTGGCACCACCAGTTCACCCTCCGGAACGGGGACTGCGAGCTGATCAACGCGTCGACCAAGTGGCCGCTCAACGAGGCCGCGCCCGACGACGCGGTGGCGCTGTCGCGCCAGATCTCGGCGTACGCCTACCAGGAGACCAGGGGTTACGGGCACACGACCTGGGACACCTACCCCGGCGGCACCACGGCCAACATCGCCAGAAACGGCCACGGGGTCCGGGGACGGGGGAGCGTCCTCTTCGAGTTCCGCGGCCAGGCGGACGACCTCGGTAACGCGTCGAACGGCCGGCTCGTGACGGTCATCGAGACCGTCATGACCGCCGTCCTCGAGGGACTCGCCTCGGGCGCGCTGTACGACGTCGACCCCGCCGCCGCCGACGACATCCCGCCCCGCGGCGACTACTTCTGGAAGGAGCTCCCGAAGTCCGAGTGGGGCCCGGAACACGAGGCCTACGGGGAGTAG
- a CDS encoding TRAM domain-containing protein codes for MELPDELLCVFSAEVSEQADSYRIEVPKREVETGDVRPGDVHRVAVFATDSTDEASEGDSRDRSESRSGPEPRGEPRPPVEEGEQRTVDIEDIGEQGDGIARVERGFVIIVPDTEQGERVTIEVTDVQQNVAFGEVVERENYYV; via the coding sequence ATGGAGCTACCAGACGAACTACTGTGTGTCTTCAGTGCCGAAGTCAGCGAACAGGCGGACTCCTATCGCATCGAAGTGCCGAAGCGAGAGGTGGAGACGGGCGACGTACGGCCCGGTGACGTCCACCGCGTCGCGGTCTTCGCGACGGACTCGACCGACGAGGCGTCCGAGGGCGACTCTCGGGACCGATCGGAGTCCCGATCCGGGCCCGAACCCCGGGGCGAACCCCGACCGCCCGTGGAGGAGGGCGAGCAGCGCACGGTCGACATCGAGGACATCGGCGAGCAGGGCGACGGCATCGCCCGCGTCGAACGCGGCTTCGTCATCATCGTGCCCGACACGGAGCAGGGCGAGCGCGTCACCATCGAGGTAACCGACGTCCAGCAGAACGTCGCCTTCGGCGAGGTCGTCGAGCGGGAGAACTACTACGTCTAG
- a CDS encoding DUF7344 domain-containing protein produces the protein MVNHPPKASPSESTVGGQRQDELFDVLSDRRRRSVLDALRDAETPVPVAALAADLATDEPRGSGSGSTEEQGEAIRVSLVHRHLPKMAATGFVSYDDTRQTVSLADRTDEVRTHLQAMTTTSGGD, from the coding sequence ATGGTAAATCACCCCCCGAAGGCGAGCCCGTCGGAGTCTACTGTGGGCGGACAGCGCCAGGACGAGCTCTTCGACGTCCTGTCCGACCGACGGCGTCGGTCGGTACTGGACGCCCTTCGGGATGCCGAGACGCCGGTTCCGGTGGCGGCGCTCGCGGCGGACCTCGCCACAGACGAACCGCGTGGATCCGGCTCCGGCAGTACAGAGGAGCAGGGGGAAGCGATCAGAGTGTCGCTCGTGCACCGGCACCTGCCGAAGATGGCGGCGACGGGGTTCGTCAGCTACGACGACACCAGACAGACGGTGAGCCTCGCGGACCGGACCGACGAGGTCCGGACGCACCTGCAGGCGATGACGACCACCAGCGGAGGTGACTAG
- a CDS encoding multicopper oxidase family protein — MPEVRTEIHQHGLNVEPESDGQAEAWTSPAGVTGPEFVTHVHDLPNRQPRMTGTYHDHTLGISRLNNYAGLHGFYVIEGPREDQLGLPTGEYDVPIMLADKTFESDGSLHYPDEFTANFAGDTAFVNGAVWPYLEVEPRRYRFRLVNQSNGRTFALSLSNDDGHDAPAMYQFAPDQGYLGDVVPVGHGGDLESLTIAPFERAEVVVDFSQYAGETFTVTNEAGFPYSGGHGGGHGGDGPDLSEIMQIRVSDDDVTDDSTHPSELSLPNDPGYDPDDAERPRHMTLGMRDDAEPPTHVLNGKTFHDGGDHARPRKGATEVWEFENETMHSHPIHMHLIEFRVIGRGEDGTADPAPNERGPKDVVRVDPGETVRVVTKFGDFTGTYPWHCHVLEHEEQGMMRPFEVVDGDSASDGQGSGGNGTADASTESGNADR; from the coding sequence GTGCCCGAGGTCCGGACGGAGATCCACCAGCACGGCCTCAACGTCGAACCGGAGAGCGACGGTCAGGCCGAGGCGTGGACGTCGCCGGCCGGCGTCACCGGGCCGGAATTCGTCACGCACGTCCACGACCTCCCGAACCGGCAGCCGCGGATGACCGGGACGTATCACGACCACACGCTCGGAATCAGCCGCCTCAACAACTACGCCGGGCTGCACGGCTTCTACGTCATCGAGGGCCCCCGCGAGGACCAGCTGGGCCTCCCCACCGGGGAGTACGACGTCCCCATCATGCTGGCGGACAAGACCTTCGAGTCGGACGGCTCGCTGCACTATCCCGACGAGTTCACGGCGAACTTCGCGGGCGACACCGCCTTCGTCAACGGCGCCGTCTGGCCCTACCTCGAGGTCGAACCCCGCCGCTACCGGTTCCGGCTGGTCAACCAGTCCAACGGCCGCACGTTCGCCCTCTCGCTGTCGAACGACGACGGCCACGACGCCCCCGCCATGTACCAGTTCGCGCCCGACCAGGGGTACCTCGGGGACGTCGTTCCCGTCGGCCACGGCGGTGACCTCGAGTCGCTGACGATCGCCCCGTTCGAGCGGGCCGAGGTCGTCGTGGACTTCTCTCAGTACGCCGGCGAGACGTTCACCGTTACGAACGAGGCCGGCTTCCCCTACTCGGGCGGTCACGGCGGCGGCCACGGCGGCGACGGGCCCGACCTCTCGGAGATCATGCAGATCCGCGTTTCGGACGACGACGTGACGGACGACAGCACGCACCCGTCGGAGCTCTCCCTGCCGAACGACCCGGGCTACGACCCGGACGACGCCGAGCGGCCGCGGCACATGACGCTGGGTATGCGCGACGACGCGGAGCCCCCCACGCACGTCCTGAACGGCAAGACCTTCCACGACGGGGGCGACCACGCCAGACCCAGGAAGGGCGCGACGGAGGTCTGGGAGTTCGAGAACGAGACCATGCACTCCCACCCCATCCACATGCACCTGATCGAGTTCAGGGTCATCGGACGGGGCGAGGACGGGACGGCCGACCCCGCGCCGAACGAGCGCGGTCCGAAGGACGTCGTCCGCGTCGACCCGGGCGAGACGGTCCGCGTCGTCACGAAGTTCGGCGACTTCACCGGCACGTACCCCTGGCACTGCCACGTCCTCGAGCACGAGGAGCAGGGCATGATGCGCCCGTTCGAGGTCGTCGACGGCGACTCGGCGAGCGACGGGCAGGGCAGCGGCGGGAACGGGACCGCGGACGCGAGCACCGAGTCGGGGAACGCCGACCGCTGA
- a CDS encoding TrmB family transcriptional regulator sugar-binding domain-containing protein, whose protein sequence is MSSDTLSEQEIVEQLEQFGLSEKEIDTYLAILDNGEAKASTIADETGVSKRYVYSLSEDLEERGFVDVNDHVVPTTIEARPPEETISRMTSQLETLGPALAERFTRSDTSAQEFEVIKSRVTVLKRIREYLAEAEQELALTIPQSQLGEIEEELRAAADRDVLGLLIVNTVDADGPVDTEELEGIASVVRVSEQAMPVLLTVDNELGLFAPLEMVLRSNTDNRSIAFTQEQLVPVLVTSFLGNYWALAEEVYVSNPPALPRTFGSFRNAVHAATVYLRDDVAIEATAEVRPAQGSEYVTADDADYETVSGRVVETTQGLVEPTSSGFAAEHSFVVERDGERISVGGFGAFTEDYEAREVTLAYADES, encoded by the coding sequence ATGTCATCGGACACGCTCAGCGAGCAGGAGATCGTCGAACAGCTGGAACAGTTCGGGCTCTCGGAGAAGGAGATCGACACCTACCTCGCGATCCTCGACAACGGGGAGGCGAAGGCGAGCACCATCGCCGACGAGACCGGCGTCTCGAAGCGCTACGTCTACAGCCTCAGCGAGGACCTGGAAGAGCGGGGGTTCGTCGACGTGAACGACCACGTCGTCCCCACGACTATCGAGGCGCGGCCGCCCGAGGAGACCATCTCGCGGATGACGAGCCAGCTCGAGACGCTCGGGCCGGCGCTGGCCGAGCGGTTCACGCGCTCGGACACCTCCGCCCAGGAGTTCGAGGTCATCAAGTCCCGCGTCACGGTGCTCAAGCGCATCAGGGAGTACCTCGCCGAGGCCGAGCAGGAGCTGGCGCTGACGATTCCCCAGTCCCAGCTCGGAGAGATCGAGGAGGAGCTTCGCGCCGCCGCGGACCGCGACGTGCTCGGGCTGCTCATCGTCAACACCGTCGACGCCGACGGCCCCGTCGACACCGAGGAGCTGGAGGGGATCGCCAGCGTCGTCCGCGTCAGCGAGCAGGCGATGCCCGTCCTGCTGACAGTCGACAACGAGCTCGGCCTGTTCGCCCCGCTGGAGATGGTGCTGCGGTCGAACACGGACAACCGGTCGATCGCCTTCACCCAGGAGCAGCTCGTCCCCGTGCTGGTGACGTCCTTCCTGGGCAACTACTGGGCGCTGGCCGAGGAGGTGTACGTCAGCAACCCGCCGGCGCTACCCCGGACGTTCGGGAGCTTCCGCAACGCCGTCCACGCCGCCACGGTCTACCTCCGGGACGACGTCGCCATCGAGGCGACGGCCGAGGTCAGGCCCGCGCAGGGCAGCGAGTACGTGACAGCGGACGACGCCGACTACGAGACGGTCTCCGGCCGGGTCGTCGAGACGACCCAGGGGCTCGTCGAACCGACGTCGAGCGGCTTCGCAGCCGAGCACTCCTTCGTCGTCGAGCGCGACGGCGAGCGGATCAGCGTGGGCGGCTTCGGCGCCTTCACCGAGGACTACGAGGCGCGCGAGGTCACGCTGGCGTACGCCGACGAGAGCTGA
- a CDS encoding RNase J family beta-CASP ribonuclease, producing MEIEIATIGGYEEVGRQMTAVRAGDDIVVFDMGLNLSKVLIHDNIRTEGMHSLDLIDMGAIPDDRVMSELEGDVKAIVPTHGHLDHVGAISKLGHRYDAPIVATPFTIELVKEEISDEDKFDVQNDLQVMNAGETMSIGERCELEFVNVTHSIIDAINPVLHTPEGAVVYGLDKRMDHTPVLGDPIDMKRFREIGREDEGVLCYIEDCTNANKKGRTPSEAVARSQLEDVMYSLEDYDGGIVATTFSSHIARVKSIVEFAQEIGREPVLLGRSMEQYSGTADRIGAVDLPDHIGMYGHRKSVDRAFERIMNEGKEDYLPVVTGHQGEPRAMLTRMGRGETTFELDEGDKVVFSAGIIPEPTNEGQRYQSEQLLRMQGARIYDDVHVSGHLRQEGHYEMLDALQPQHVIPAHQDMGGFSGYVDLAGNQGYELGRDLHVTSNGNVIQLV from the coding sequence ATGGAAATCGAAATCGCAACTATCGGCGGCTACGAGGAAGTCGGCCGCCAGATGACGGCAGTCCGTGCCGGCGACGACATCGTCGTCTTCGACATGGGACTGAACCTCTCGAAGGTACTGATCCACGACAACATCCGGACCGAGGGGATGCACTCCCTCGACCTCATCGACATGGGCGCGATCCCGGACGACCGCGTCATGTCCGAACTGGAGGGCGACGTGAAGGCCATCGTGCCCACCCACGGCCACCTCGACCACGTCGGCGCCATCTCGAAGCTCGGCCACCGTTACGACGCGCCCATCGTGGCGACGCCCTTTACCATCGAACTCGTCAAGGAGGAGATCAGCGACGAGGACAAGTTCGACGTCCAGAACGACCTGCAGGTGATGAACGCGGGGGAGACGATGTCGATCGGCGAACGGTGCGAACTCGAGTTCGTCAACGTCACCCACTCCATCATCGACGCGATCAACCCCGTCCTCCACACGCCGGAGGGCGCGGTCGTCTACGGGCTGGACAAGCGCATGGACCACACGCCCGTGCTGGGCGATCCCATCGACATGAAGCGGTTCCGCGAGATCGGCCGCGAGGACGAGGGCGTCCTCTGTTACATCGAGGACTGCACCAACGCCAACAAGAAGGGCCGCACGCCCTCCGAAGCCGTCGCGCGCAGCCAGCTGGAGGACGTCATGTACAGCCTGGAGGACTACGACGGCGGCATCGTCGCTACTACCTTCTCCAGCCACATCGCCCGCGTGAAGTCCATCGTCGAGTTCGCCCAGGAGATCGGTCGCGAACCCGTGCTCCTCGGGCGGTCGATGGAGCAGTACTCCGGGACGGCGGACCGGATCGGCGCCGTCGACCTCCCGGACCACATCGGGATGTACGGCCACCGCAAGTCCGTCGACCGGGCCTTCGAGCGCATCATGAACGAGGGGAAGGAGGACTACCTCCCCGTCGTGACGGGCCACCAGGGCGAGCCGCGGGCGATGCTCACCCGGATGGGCCGCGGCGAGACGACCTTCGAACTTGACGAGGGCGACAAGGTCGTCTTCAGCGCCGGGATCATTCCGGAGCCGACCAACGAGGGCCAGCGCTACCAGTCCGAGCAGCTCCTGCGGATGCAGGGCGCCCGCATCTACGACGACGTCCACGTCTCCGGCCACCTCCGCCAGGAGGGTCACTACGAGATGCTGGACGCGCTACAGCCCCAGCACGTCATCCCCGCGCACCAGGACATGGGCGGGTTCTCCGGCTACGTGGACCTCGCCGGCAACCAGGGCTACGAGCTCGGCCGGGACCTCCACGTCACGTCGAACGGGAACGTCATCCAGCTCGTCTAG